A single window of Rhizobium indicum DNA harbors:
- a CDS encoding efflux RND transporter permease subunit produces the protein MAKFFIRRPIFAWVIAITIMLAGLLAIFTLSISQYPDIAPTTVRINATYRGASAETVEKSVTTIIEDGMTGLDDLTYMTSTSSTGSASIQLTFGTSADPDIAQVQVQNKLQLVQSQLPSDVIDAGISVTRSTSSILLVGSLVSTDGKRNSVDLGNIMSTSIEDQIQRLEGVGSINVFGSGYAMRVWLDPFKLLKYQLTPSDVTSAIQAQNTQVSVGSLGAQPTIPGQQINVTITAQSQLTTVADFEHIILKVEKDGATVRLSDVSRIEIGQESYGGSSRYNGQPSTGFAVNLAIGANAIDTAARVRSALEVIGRGLPAGVEITYPYDTTPFVELSIEKVVHTLIEAIVLVFVVLLVFLQNLRATLIPTIAVPVVLLGTFGVLAVTGYSINTLTMFAMVLAIGLLVDDAIVVVENVERIMSEEKLSPLEATEKSMGEITGAIVGIALVLTAVFIPMAFFGGSTGIIYRQFSITIVSAMLLSALVALVLTPALCATMLKPVGEHRKHRVGDWFNRNFTRSTNGYITTIGYLLKRPIRVMLAFLLVGAGCAYLFTRLPSSFLPQEDQGVLLTIVTTPPGSTTQQTQAVVEKVEKYYRENEKDAVDSVFGALGFGFSGSGQNSAIVFTKLKDFSLRTDPTLSAQSVVNRALGNFFAIREAQVFALLPPAIQGLGVSSGFSMYLVDTGGHGNDALTAASKRLIQMGNSSGKIVALRSSNKEVEPQMRIVLDQEKIGAMGVDIASVNSMLSIIFTGRDVNDFTLNGEIKPVYVEGDAPFRMQPSDLNHWYARNNDGEMVPFSAFTRTEWVKGAPSLARFNAVSAIPLDGASAPGVSSGDAMKEMEALTNQLGGGYTVAWQGISYQERLSGSQAPMLYAISVLVVFLCLAALYESWSIPFSVIMAVPVGILGALTAATVFGQANDVYFKVGLLTTIGLAAKNAILIVEFAKDRMESGMGLYEATLEAARLRLRPIIMTSLAFILGVVPLAIATGAGSAAQNAIGIGVLGGMLAATMLGIFFVPSFFVVIRRIFATRGKNAAGL, from the coding sequence ATGGCCAAGTTTTTCATCCGACGTCCGATTTTCGCTTGGGTCATTGCGATCACCATCATGCTCGCCGGCCTGCTGGCGATTTTCACGCTGTCGATCTCGCAATATCCCGACATCGCCCCGACGACGGTTCGCATCAACGCCACCTATCGCGGCGCCAGCGCCGAGACTGTCGAGAAATCGGTGACGACGATCATCGAGGACGGCATGACCGGCCTCGACGACCTCACCTACATGACCTCGACCTCATCGACGGGTTCGGCCAGCATCCAGCTCACCTTCGGGACGAGCGCCGACCCCGATATCGCCCAGGTGCAGGTGCAGAACAAGCTGCAGCTGGTTCAGTCGCAGCTTCCAAGCGACGTCATCGATGCCGGCATCAGCGTCACCCGCTCGACCTCGAGCATCCTTCTCGTCGGCTCGCTCGTTTCGACCGACGGTAAGCGCAACTCCGTCGACCTCGGCAATATCATGTCGACCTCGATCGAGGATCAGATTCAGCGCCTGGAAGGCGTCGGCAGCATCAATGTCTTCGGTTCAGGATACGCCATGCGCGTCTGGCTCGATCCGTTCAAGCTGCTGAAATACCAGTTGACGCCGAGCGACGTGACGTCAGCCATCCAGGCGCAGAACACCCAGGTCTCCGTCGGTTCGCTCGGTGCTCAGCCGACGATCCCCGGCCAGCAGATCAACGTCACCATCACCGCCCAAAGCCAGCTGACCACCGTCGCCGATTTCGAGCACATCATCCTGAAGGTCGAAAAGGACGGCGCGACGGTGCGTCTGAGCGACGTCTCGCGCATCGAGATCGGTCAGGAAAGCTACGGCGGCAGTTCGCGCTACAACGGCCAGCCGTCGACCGGTTTCGCCGTCAATCTTGCAATCGGCGCCAACGCCATCGATACCGCCGCCCGCGTGCGCTCCGCGCTCGAGGTCATCGGCCGCGGCCTGCCGGCAGGTGTCGAGATCACCTATCCCTACGACACCACGCCCTTCGTGGAACTGTCGATCGAGAAGGTCGTGCACACGCTGATCGAGGCGATCGTGCTCGTCTTCGTGGTGCTGCTCGTCTTCCTGCAGAATCTCCGCGCGACGCTGATCCCGACGATTGCCGTTCCCGTGGTGCTGCTCGGCACCTTCGGGGTGCTGGCGGTCACCGGCTACTCGATCAATACCTTGACGATGTTCGCCATGGTGCTGGCGATCGGTCTTCTTGTCGACGATGCCATCGTCGTCGTCGAAAACGTCGAACGCATCATGTCCGAAGAAAAGCTTTCGCCGCTCGAGGCGACGGAAAAATCGATGGGCGAGATCACCGGCGCCATCGTCGGCATCGCGCTCGTCCTCACCGCCGTCTTCATTCCGATGGCCTTCTTCGGCGGTTCGACCGGCATCATCTATCGCCAGTTCTCGATCACCATCGTCTCGGCCATGCTGCTGTCGGCGCTCGTCGCCCTCGTGCTGACGCCCGCACTTTGCGCCACGATGCTGAAGCCGGTCGGCGAACACAGGAAGCACCGCGTTGGCGACTGGTTCAACCGCAACTTCACGCGCTCGACCAACGGCTATATCACGACCATCGGCTATCTGCTGAAGCGGCCGATCCGCGTCATGCTGGCCTTCCTTCTGGTCGGCGCCGGCTGCGCCTATCTCTTCACTCGCTTGCCGAGCTCATTCCTGCCGCAGGAAGACCAGGGCGTGCTGCTGACCATCGTCACCACACCGCCGGGCTCGACCACGCAGCAGACCCAGGCAGTCGTCGAGAAGGTCGAGAAATACTATCGTGAAAACGAGAAGGACGCCGTCGATTCCGTATTCGGCGCGCTCGGCTTCGGCTTCAGCGGTTCCGGCCAGAACAGCGCCATCGTCTTCACCAAGCTCAAGGATTTCTCGCTACGCACCGATCCGACGCTGAGCGCTCAATCGGTCGTCAACCGGGCGCTTGGCAATTTCTTCGCGATCCGCGAGGCGCAGGTCTTCGCGCTGCTGCCACCGGCGATCCAGGGTCTCGGCGTGTCCAGCGGCTTCTCCATGTATCTCGTCGACACCGGCGGCCACGGCAACGACGCCCTGACGGCCGCCTCCAAGCGGCTGATCCAGATGGGCAATAGCTCGGGCAAGATCGTGGCGCTGCGCAGCAGCAACAAGGAAGTCGAGCCGCAGATGCGCATCGTGCTCGATCAGGAAAAGATCGGCGCCATGGGCGTCGACATCGCTTCGGTCAATTCGATGCTGTCGATCATCTTCACCGGCCGCGACGTCAACGACTTCACGCTGAACGGCGAGATCAAGCCGGTCTACGTCGAGGGCGATGCGCCCTTCCGCATGCAGCCGAGCGATCTCAACCACTGGTACGCCCGCAACAATGACGGCGAAATGGTGCCCTTCTCCGCCTTTACCCGCACGGAATGGGTGAAGGGCGCGCCCTCGCTTGCCCGCTTCAACGCCGTCAGCGCCATTCCGCTCGACGGAGCGTCCGCTCCCGGGGTTTCTTCCGGCGATGCGATGAAAGAAATGGAAGCACTGACCAATCAGCTCGGCGGCGGTTATACCGTCGCCTGGCAGGGCATCTCCTATCAGGAGCGGCTGTCCGGTTCGCAGGCGCCGATGCTCTACGCGATCTCGGTGCTGGTCGTCTTCCTCTGCCTGGCAGCGCTTTACGAAAGCTGGTCGATCCCCTTCTCGGTGATCATGGCGGTACCTGTCGGCATCCTCGGGGCGCTGACGGCGGCAACGGTCTTCGGCCAGGCGAACGACGTCTATTTCAAGGTCGGCTTGCTGACCACCATCGGGCTGGCGGCGAAGAACGCCATCCTGATCGTCGAATTCGCCAAGGACCGCATGGAAAGCGGCATGGGGCTCTACGAGGCGACATTGGAAGCCGCAAGATTGCGGCTGCGGCCGATCATCATGACCTCGCTTGCCTTCATTCTCGGCGTCGTGCCGCTGGCGATCGCGACAGGCGCGGGCTCGGCGGCACAGAATGCCATTGGTATCGGCGTTCTCGGCGGCATGCTGGCGGCTACAATGCTCGGAATTTTCTTCGTGCCGTCGTTTTTCGTCGTCATCCGACGCATCTTTGCCACACGCGGTAAAAATGCGGCAGGACTGTGA
- a CDS encoding efflux RND transporter periplasmic adaptor subunit: MIRRALLISSALAFAALLAACSDSGSKPAGNAGAAGAQQAAPVGVIALTKGSFPITTILPGRAETFQTADIRPQVSGLIREVAFKDGGEIKKGDLLYQIEDAPYIAAVEQAKAAISKAQASVPSAESNLDRYQRLVGSGATQIEFETAKTTLLQAKAEVESAKASLSAAQIDLDHTRIVAPFDGIIDQTAVNVGNVVSANQTTALTTIRQLDPIYISLTESSTNLLKLRDAMAAGDIKGEANVVFHLILENGKEYNQQGKLDMSKQVVSETTGTFIIRVLFPNPDRIVLPGMYVRATVELGAEAGYALPQLATSRDANGRLTAQFVSADGKVETRAFENSSPSNNSWLVTEGIKDGDQLIVSGLQSITSGMPVKPVPMKINDTGVVVPAEQPAAGDAQKPAAK, encoded by the coding sequence ATGATACGCCGTGCCCTCCTCATCTCCTCGGCCCTGGCATTCGCAGCCCTTCTCGCCGCCTGCAGCGACAGTGGCTCCAAGCCCGCCGGCAATGCGGGTGCAGCCGGGGCGCAGCAGGCTGCCCCCGTCGGCGTCATCGCGCTGACGAAGGGCAGCTTCCCGATCACCACGATCCTGCCCGGCCGCGCCGAGACATTTCAGACAGCCGATATCCGGCCTCAGGTCAGCGGCCTGATCCGCGAGGTCGCCTTTAAGGACGGCGGCGAGATCAAGAAGGGCGACCTTCTCTACCAGATCGAGGATGCACCCTATATCGCCGCCGTCGAGCAGGCCAAGGCGGCGATTTCCAAGGCGCAGGCGAGCGTGCCGAGCGCTGAAAGCAATCTCGACCGCTACCAGCGCCTCGTCGGCAGCGGCGCCACCCAGATCGAATTCGAAACGGCCAAGACGACGCTGCTCCAGGCCAAGGCCGAAGTCGAGTCGGCGAAGGCCTCACTGTCCGCTGCACAGATCGACCTCGACCACACCAGGATCGTCGCCCCTTTCGACGGCATCATCGACCAGACGGCCGTTAATGTCGGCAACGTTGTCTCTGCCAACCAGACGACGGCGCTGACGACGATCCGCCAGCTCGATCCGATCTACATCTCGCTGACGGAATCGAGCACCAACCTGCTGAAGCTGCGCGATGCGATGGCCGCCGGCGACATCAAGGGCGAAGCCAATGTCGTCTTCCACCTGATCCTCGAAAACGGCAAGGAATATAACCAGCAGGGCAAGCTCGACATGTCGAAACAGGTGGTCAGTGAGACCACAGGCACCTTCATCATTCGTGTGCTCTTTCCCAATCCCGACCGTATCGTACTGCCCGGCATGTATGTCCGCGCAACCGTCGAGCTCGGCGCCGAGGCCGGTTATGCGCTGCCGCAGCTGGCGACGAGCCGTGACGCCAACGGCCGGCTGACGGCACAGTTCGTTTCCGCCGACGGCAAGGTCGAAACCCGCGCCTTCGAGAACAGCTCGCCCTCCAACAATTCCTGGCTCGTGACCGAAGGCATCAAGGACGGCGATCAGCTGATCGTCAGCGGCCTGCAATCGATCACCTCAGGCATGCCGGTGAAGCCGGTCCCGATGAAGATCAACGACACCGGCGTGGTCGTGCCTGCCGAGCAGCCCGCGGCCGGTGACGCGCAGAAGCCCGCAGCGAAGTAA
- a CDS encoding TetR family transcriptional regulator — translation MVRRPRRKAEETREDILSMAEMLFRERGFVAVSIADIAGALHMSPANVFKHFRSKVALVDAIAGRHLDDAAERFAAFDEKLPPKEQLLRFILRLLESHLQDIQKNPYIFEMVLSTIEAKLEAGNRYRARIEAKLGEIIREGMAEGSYHCRDPESAARTVADVLACVLHPVLIARDDKETLVHRAEKIVCFVDAALQNSAC, via the coding sequence ATGGTAAGAAGGCCAAGACGCAAGGCCGAGGAAACGCGGGAAGACATCCTTTCCATGGCGGAGATGCTGTTTCGCGAGCGCGGCTTCGTTGCGGTGTCGATCGCCGATATCGCCGGCGCGCTCCACATGTCGCCCGCCAATGTCTTCAAGCATTTCCGTTCCAAGGTGGCGCTCGTCGATGCGATCGCAGGACGTCATCTCGATGATGCCGCCGAGCGCTTCGCCGCCTTCGATGAGAAGCTGCCGCCAAAGGAACAACTGCTCCGCTTCATCCTGCGCCTGCTGGAAAGCCACCTGCAGGACATCCAGAAGAACCCTTATATCTTCGAAATGGTGCTTTCGACGATCGAGGCCAAACTCGAGGCCGGCAATCGCTATCGCGCCCGCATCGAGGCGAAGCTCGGCGAGATCATCCGTGAAGGCATGGCGGAGGGAAGTTATCATTGCCGCGATCCCGAGAGCGCGGCGCGTACCGTTGCAGACGTCCTCGCCTGCGTGCTGCACCCTGTCCTGATCGCTCGCGACGACAAGGAGACCCTTGTGCACCGCGCCGAAAAAATCGTGTGTTTCGTCGATGCCGCACTGCAAAATAGCGCTTGCTAA
- a CDS encoding phosphoribosylaminoimidazolesuccinocarboxamide synthase yields the protein MRILSEAHFPELPAYYRGKVRENYDLPDGRRIIISTDRLSAFDRILTCIPYKGEVLTQTARYWFEATKDICPNHVLDYPDANVVIGKRLDILPVEIVVRGYLAGTTGTSILTLYKKGEREMYGMRLPDGMRDNQILLEPVITPTSKEFDGGHDEPLTPAEIVTRGLLTKEQWQTLSTYALALFARGQEMAAKNGLILVDTKYEFGTDGDGNIILADEIHTPDSSRYWLAESYPASFAAGKRPESFDKDFVRAWVAERCDPYKDEIPEIPAELIEQTSAVYIKAYEAITGERFVPDDSGETPLARVRNNLAPYFP from the coding sequence GTGCGAATTCTTTCCGAAGCCCATTTCCCGGAATTGCCGGCCTATTATCGCGGCAAGGTGCGCGAGAATTACGATCTTCCGGACGGACGCCGCATTATTATCAGCACCGACCGGCTGAGTGCTTTCGACCGCATCCTGACCTGCATCCCCTATAAGGGCGAGGTATTGACACAGACGGCGCGCTACTGGTTCGAGGCGACGAAGGACATCTGCCCGAACCACGTTCTCGACTATCCCGATGCGAATGTCGTCATCGGCAAGCGGCTCGACATCCTGCCAGTCGAGATCGTCGTGCGCGGTTATCTCGCCGGCACCACCGGCACCTCGATCCTGACGCTTTATAAGAAGGGCGAACGCGAGATGTACGGCATGCGTCTACCCGACGGCATGCGCGACAACCAGATCCTGCTGGAACCCGTCATCACGCCGACCAGCAAGGAATTCGACGGCGGCCACGATGAGCCGCTGACCCCGGCCGAAATCGTCACGCGCGGCCTTCTCACGAAGGAACAATGGCAGACGCTGTCGACATATGCGCTCGCCCTCTTTGCCCGTGGCCAGGAGATGGCGGCGAAAAACGGGCTGATCCTGGTCGACACCAAATACGAGTTCGGCACCGATGGTGACGGCAACATTATCCTCGCCGACGAGATCCACACGCCGGACAGCAGTCGCTACTGGCTTGCCGAAAGCTATCCGGCAAGCTTTGCCGCCGGAAAACGCCCAGAAAGTTTCGACAAGGATTTCGTCCGCGCCTGGGTGGCGGAACGCTGCGATCCCTATAAGGACGAGATCCCGGAAATCCCCGCCGAACTGATCGAGCAGACCTCGGCCGTCTATATCAAAGCCTACGAGGCGATCACCGGCGAGCGCTTCGTTCCTGACGATAGCGGCGAGACGCCACTTGCCCGTGTCCGAAACAACCTCGCTCCCTATTTCCCTTGA
- a CDS encoding SLC13 family permease, giving the protein MSFEQASLLILLLAMLILFSLDRIRIEVVSIAGLLGGYALGLYPAEQIFTGFASPVVITVVEILLIVQVLARARLFDSLAARFAAARPSGFKVIAGTSALAGFMSIFMNNIGAFAITLPVALRLGTVLTIPRRQLVMPVSFAALLGGLVSLIGTPANLLVSDALAKATGAGFHFFDFAYVGLPVAITGILLITFRVQRLFPEPDETPATISPTARRIVVERRIPDVSPLIGVRLSDCPASFGIKPHALIRGDSFVFGPLDQSVIEPGDVLLAEGADAVFAGLAATQALIADAHPHGLQPDFTRVEAVVMPESTLVGSRVRSLEVFHRRGIAVTALSMRAPRIEGRFLDLQLSIGDILTLEGPRIAIGEALEESECLPLASTAPSEPAPLLSWRPFALFACGVAASAAGLRPDIAFAGVVLVLALLNHLNIRQAMADLNWPIIIMLAAMIPIGQAVASTGAAETIAGWLSLVVPITHPLFGIALILFLAMALTPFVNNATVAIVLTPIALEFARAGRHAPDAYLIAVAAGASLDFLTPFGHHNNTLAMGIGGYRFSDFLRVGWPLAVTSYGLALLLTGLFWL; this is encoded by the coding sequence ATGTCGTTCGAGCAAGCATCCCTGCTGATCCTTCTGCTGGCGATGCTCATTCTCTTCTCGCTCGATCGCATCCGCATCGAGGTGGTCTCGATCGCCGGCCTGCTTGGCGGTTATGCGCTCGGCCTTTATCCCGCCGAGCAGATCTTCACGGGCTTCGCCAGTCCCGTCGTCATCACCGTCGTCGAGATCCTGCTAATCGTCCAGGTGCTGGCGCGCGCCAGGCTCTTCGACAGTCTCGCCGCCCGTTTCGCGGCCGCAAGACCTTCGGGCTTCAAGGTCATCGCCGGTACTTCCGCGCTCGCCGGCTTCATGTCCATCTTCATGAACAATATCGGCGCCTTTGCGATCACCTTGCCGGTCGCGCTACGTCTCGGCACGGTCCTGACGATCCCCCGCCGCCAGCTCGTCATGCCGGTCTCGTTCGCCGCTCTGCTCGGCGGCCTCGTTTCACTGATCGGCACGCCGGCCAACCTGCTCGTCAGTGATGCGCTCGCCAAGGCGACCGGAGCCGGCTTCCACTTCTTCGATTTCGCCTATGTCGGCCTACCGGTCGCCATCACCGGAATTCTGCTCATCACCTTTCGCGTGCAGCGCCTGTTTCCGGAACCCGACGAAACACCGGCAACGATCTCCCCAACCGCGCGTCGCATCGTCGTTGAGCGTCGCATCCCTGACGTCTCGCCGCTGATCGGCGTGCGGCTTTCCGATTGCCCGGCAAGTTTCGGTATCAAGCCGCATGCGCTGATCCGCGGCGACAGTTTCGTCTTCGGTCCGCTCGACCAGTCGGTGATCGAACCCGGCGACGTGCTGCTTGCCGAAGGCGCCGATGCGGTCTTTGCCGGCCTTGCCGCCACGCAGGCGCTGATCGCCGATGCCCATCCGCATGGGCTGCAGCCGGATTTCACCCGTGTCGAAGCCGTCGTCATGCCGGAGAGCACGTTGGTCGGTTCGCGCGTCCGCTCGCTCGAAGTCTTCCACCGTCGCGGCATCGCGGTCACCGCCCTTTCCATGCGCGCGCCACGCATCGAGGGCCGCTTCCTCGACCTACAATTGTCGATCGGCGATATATTGACGCTGGAGGGGCCGCGCATTGCAATCGGCGAAGCGTTGGAGGAAAGCGAGTGCCTGCCGCTCGCCTCGACAGCACCGAGCGAACCGGCGCCGCTCCTATCCTGGCGGCCCTTCGCGCTCTTTGCCTGCGGCGTCGCCGCCTCGGCGGCCGGCCTGCGTCCCGACATCGCTTTTGCCGGCGTCGTGCTCGTGCTCGCTCTGCTCAATCACCTCAACATCCGTCAGGCGATGGCCGATCTCAACTGGCCGATCATCATCATGCTGGCGGCGATGATCCCGATCGGCCAGGCGGTGGCAAGCACCGGAGCGGCCGAAACCATTGCCGGCTGGCTCAGCCTCGTCGTGCCGATCACCCATCCGCTCTTCGGCATCGCCCTCATCCTCTTCCTCGCCATGGCATTGACGCCTTTTGTCAACAATGCGACGGTCGCAATCGTCCTGACCCCGATCGCACTGGAATTCGCAAGAGCCGGCAGGCATGCGCCGGACGCCTATCTGATCGCGGTCGCCGCCGGAGCGTCGCTCGATTTCCTGACGCCCTTCGGCCATCACAACAACACGCTGGCAATGGGCATCGGCGGCTACCGCTTCAGTGACTTCCTGCGCGTCGGCTGGCCGCTTGCCGTCACAAGTTACGGCCTCGCCCTGCTTCTTACCGGTCTGTTCTGGCTGTGA
- a CDS encoding phosphoribosyltransferase — MAPHDFWQELHPPGTFAGDGEFTSFYVATLEDGRQLRLPIRELADGDRALASLIVNQASFAVLDALAESLAEKIRPMRIDVVTGLPTLGLTLAAVVAQKLGHSRYVPLGTSRKFWYRDELSVALSSITTPTQQKRLYIDPRMLPLLQGQRVALIDDVISSGASIVAGLHLLTGCGIEPVVIGAAMLQSERWRESLAAAGPQWSARTIGVFATPILQRNARGRWQAPPA, encoded by the coding sequence ATGGCGCCGCACGACTTCTGGCAGGAACTTCACCCGCCCGGCACCTTTGCCGGCGATGGGGAGTTCACCTCCTTTTACGTCGCCACGCTCGAAGACGGCCGCCAGCTTCGCCTGCCGATCCGTGAGCTGGCGGATGGCGACCGGGCCCTCGCCTCGCTGATCGTCAACCAGGCGAGCTTCGCCGTGCTCGATGCGCTCGCCGAAAGCCTCGCCGAGAAGATCAGGCCCATGCGCATCGATGTCGTCACCGGCCTGCCGACGCTCGGCCTGACGCTGGCCGCCGTCGTGGCGCAGAAGCTCGGCCATAGCCGCTACGTTCCGCTCGGCACCTCGCGCAAATTCTGGTATCGCGACGAGCTCTCCGTCGCCCTGTCTTCCATCACCACGCCGACACAGCAGAAACGTCTCTATATCGATCCGCGCATGCTGCCGCTGCTTCAGGGACAACGCGTCGCACTCATCGATGACGTCATTTCCAGCGGCGCCTCGATCGTCGCGGGTCTTCATCTGCTGACAGGCTGCGGCATCGAACCCGTCGTCATCGGTGCGGCCATGCTGCAATCGGAGCGCTGGCGCGAAAGCCTCGCAGCCGCCGGGCCGCAATGGAGCGCGCGCACCATCGGCGTCTTCGCAACCCCTATTCTGCAGCGGAACGCCAGAGGCCGGTGGCAGGCACCACCAGCCTGA